The following is a genomic window from Thaumasiovibrio subtropicus.
CGATAAAGGCGTTAATGTAGTGTCGCTAGACCTTCCTGTTCCTGATCTAGCAAGTTCAGAAGGCAAGTTAATGCTTCAAATGTTTTCAGCATTTGCAGAATTCGAGCGCAACCGAATTCGCGAGCGCACGCAAGATGGGTTAAACCGTGCGAAGGCAGAGGGGAAGAAGTTAGGGCGACCAGCAGCTAAAGGGACAACCGTCAGTGTGCAAGCCTGTAAAGCTAGTGGTCTTTCACAAAAAGCAACAGCGAAGCAATTGGACATTGGAATTGCTACAGTCAAACGACATTGGAACAAGTAGTGCTGGGGTTGGATACAAAAGCTGATAGAGGGACAAACACTTTACGAATATGGTAGTTCCAGTATTCTTAACAATGCTTGTCCCAGTGGTTATTAAGTTACTTAAGATTTGAGGGCAAACTGGAGACGCTCATTCCCATCCCCTATCCCGACTGAAATCATTCCTTTGGCTGCAAAAAAGTCATTCTTCGTCGGCTCTCGCCCCTCATTGTACCGTTTATCCACAACCCCAACGATATCAAGGTATCCCTTTAGTTTTTGGGGCAGGTCATTCTTAGTTTGTTTGTTGCTCATAAAACAGCTCCTTATATTCATGTAATGATTGAAATTAAGGAGTGAGAGAGTGTTTTATTGCTGCACGTTGAGACTCACTAATGTGAGTGTTTTGCTCTTAACCGGCTGCATCCGTATGCTTTAGTGTAAGAAGGAAAGCGTTCTTTACCCTCACGCTTTGCCATATAGCTCAAGCGCATACGAATAGCTCTTAGTTCTCTACCATCATCGTCATTGCGCACATGATAGATACGGTTTCTAACTCGAAAGCTAAAGTTGTCAGGATGGAGGTTTTCCCAATAAGTTTGAGTGATAATATCTACCAGCTTGCTGCGTTGACACTTGTGCCCATTAAGCA
Proteins encoded in this region:
- a CDS encoding recombinase family protein, yielding MTGRIFAYCRVSTIEQTTENQILAIRNAGYEVADNRVISETISGGVPAMKRPAFKTLVEHKLEENDVLVVLKLDRLGRDNIDVQQTVSALSDKGVNVVSLDLPVPDLASSEGKLMLQMFSAFAEFERNRIRERTQDGLNRAKAEGKKLGRPAAKGTTVSVQACKASGLSQKATAKQLDIGIATVKRHWNK